From the genome of Phytohabitans rumicis, one region includes:
- a CDS encoding MerR family transcriptional regulator translates to MLDGKLPRWPSRAGDQLRISELSRETGVPVATIKFYVRERLLPPGTPTGRNQAEYNHGHLRRLGLIRALTIMGQLDLSSVRELLTAIEDETLPLSDLYEVLNQALFPDDPAFSDPDGVRRAENDVDGFIKSLGWQVEHDTSGRAHLIHVLSSLQRLGCDCGVEFFTPYADAAERLAEQELGLVPTEDVGRSDRAAAVVRAVLLDVAMSAIRRMAKAHLLSGDPARREMSATADG, encoded by the coding sequence GTGCTCGATGGGAAACTGCCACGATGGCCGTCGAGAGCGGGGGACCAATTGCGCATTTCCGAGTTAAGCAGGGAAACCGGCGTACCGGTGGCGACGATCAAGTTCTACGTACGCGAACGACTGCTGCCGCCCGGCACGCCGACCGGGCGGAACCAGGCCGAGTACAACCACGGCCACCTGCGCCGACTGGGCCTGATCCGGGCATTGACGATCATGGGACAGCTCGACCTGTCCTCGGTGCGGGAGCTGCTGACCGCCATCGAGGACGAGACGCTACCGCTGTCGGACCTGTACGAGGTCCTCAACCAGGCATTGTTCCCGGACGACCCGGCGTTCAGCGATCCGGACGGCGTCCGGCGTGCCGAGAACGATGTCGACGGATTCATCAAGTCTCTGGGCTGGCAGGTGGAGCACGACACCTCCGGCCGTGCGCACCTCATCCACGTGCTGTCGTCGCTGCAGCGGCTGGGATGCGACTGCGGGGTCGAGTTCTTCACGCCGTACGCCGACGCGGCGGAGCGGCTGGCCGAGCAGGAACTGGGCCTGGTCCCGACCGAGGACGTCGGCCGATCCGACCGGGCCGCCGCCGTGGTCCGGGCGGTGCTGCTCGACGTCGCCATGTCCGCGATCCGCAGGATGGCGAAGGCACACCTGCTGTCCGGTGATCCAGCACGCCGGGAGATGTCCGCGACGGCCGACGGATGA
- a CDS encoding glycosyltransferase domain-containing protein: MKVVTIATDLENTFLRRLLVPSCHAFGMDLVVLNPKTSPFGLADKRAALAGYLSTVRDSDELVLFTDGYDALFIRDERHIMAAYASFSEPVVFSAEVNPWPLGIVGLALHDGPPVGRFPYLNSGGFIGPARMLHALITRYPEPPTGRFELLRQLRAHGYDTDRRFGWSDQYHWTLVRLLERETTGVDHDARLFECYAPPVPDVNFREIMREVEDFRARGRESDSYQRERTRLAERLQVPSGAAHIHFASPVTKAVAEDLLHEGQLPGWLIGHLSTAMPPAQVLPV; encoded by the coding sequence GTGAAGGTAGTCACCATTGCCACCGACTTGGAGAACACATTTCTCCGACGGCTACTCGTGCCGTCCTGTCACGCCTTCGGAATGGACCTTGTCGTCCTGAATCCGAAGACGTCGCCATTCGGCTTGGCGGATAAGCGGGCAGCGCTTGCCGGGTATTTGTCCACCGTCCGGGACAGCGACGAGCTGGTCCTGTTCACCGACGGTTACGACGCGTTGTTCATTCGCGACGAGCGTCACATCATGGCGGCGTACGCGAGCTTCTCCGAGCCGGTGGTTTTTAGCGCCGAGGTGAATCCTTGGCCGCTCGGAATCGTCGGGCTGGCCCTGCACGACGGCCCGCCGGTGGGCCGCTTTCCGTACCTCAATAGCGGCGGCTTCATCGGCCCCGCCCGGATGCTGCACGCGCTCATCACCAGATACCCCGAGCCGCCCACCGGCCGCTTCGAGCTGCTGCGCCAACTGCGGGCGCACGGGTACGACACCGACCGCCGGTTCGGCTGGAGCGACCAGTACCACTGGACGCTGGTCCGCCTGCTCGAACGCGAAACGACGGGGGTGGACCACGACGCTCGGCTGTTCGAGTGCTACGCGCCGCCGGTGCCCGACGTGAACTTCCGCGAGATCATGCGTGAGGTGGAGGACTTCCGCGCCCGCGGCCGGGAGTCGGACAGCTACCAGCGGGAACGGACCCGGCTGGCGGAGCGTCTCCAGGTGCCCAGCGGCGCCGCCCACATCCATTTCGCCAGCCCGGTCACCAAGGCAGTGGCCGAGGACCTCCTCCACGAGGGCCAACTGCCCGGCTGGCTCATCGGTCACCTTTCGACCGCGATGCCACCGGCGCAGGTCCTACCCGTGTGA
- a CDS encoding pyridoxamine 5'-phosphate oxidase family protein — MTAPAVTLPQGDLRLLETDVAQRLLHGKELARLAYVAADGTPRVLPVMFHWNGEQIVVSSFAGALKNNAIRARPAVAFTIDTNSHPRRSC; from the coding sequence ATGACCGCACCAGCAGTGACTCTTCCGCAGGGCGACCTGCGGCTGTTGGAGACCGACGTGGCGCAGCGCCTGCTGCACGGCAAGGAGTTGGCCCGCCTCGCGTACGTCGCCGCGGACGGGACACCGCGCGTGCTGCCCGTCATGTTCCACTGGAACGGCGAACAGATCGTGGTGTCCTCGTTCGCCGGGGCGTTGAAGAACAACGCGATCCGCGCCCGGCCCGCCGTGGCGTTCACCATCGACACCAACTCCCACCCCCGGAGATCCTGCTGA
- a CDS encoding serine hydrolase domain-containing protein translates to MDRRTVLTGLSGLAFAGTGLLAGAHAPAYGARNGATAIGTDDRTDELTGLLAAETAGGMPGAYAEVRESDQTYRFAVGVADVATGRPARPGAYHRIGGATKTFVGVAILQLAGERLIDLDAPIGRYLPDVVPDERGRHITVRMLLNHTSGLADFTRISLAAEGETVPDGVLFGSLRSIADTATRTISPRALARLGLGLPAVAAPGARWSYSNTGYVLLGLLIERVTRCAYEDVLTRRVLRPLGLRNTFLPRRRRLPDPHLDAYVPWSDGALREFTTYDMSWAWANCDLVSTAADMNRFYRLLLSGHALAPALLREMKATVPMSEQFPTFAGYGLGLLWLSSQCGRSWGHDGFAIGHNVFTRCTEDGTTAQFTVMENLNFYPTMSPQFPSHPIDVARARFMVGAMSACLAGTARLAEAVEAPVGFVPSPGWLQRLGAPAPAR, encoded by the coding sequence ATGGACCGGCGAACCGTACTCACTGGACTGTCCGGCCTGGCATTCGCCGGGACCGGTCTGCTGGCTGGCGCGCACGCGCCGGCCTACGGCGCCCGCAATGGCGCGACGGCCATCGGCACAGACGATCGCACGGACGAGTTGACCGGGTTGCTGGCCGCCGAAACGGCCGGCGGCATGCCCGGGGCGTACGCCGAGGTACGCGAGTCCGATCAGACGTACCGGTTCGCCGTCGGTGTCGCCGACGTGGCCACCGGCCGGCCGGCCCGTCCGGGGGCCTACCACCGGATCGGCGGCGCCACCAAGACCTTCGTGGGTGTGGCCATCCTCCAGCTCGCCGGCGAGCGACTGATCGACCTCGACGCCCCGATCGGCCGCTACCTGCCCGACGTGGTGCCGGACGAGCGGGGTCGGCACATCACCGTCCGGATGTTGCTGAATCACACCAGCGGCCTGGCCGACTTCACCCGGATCAGCCTGGCCGCCGAGGGCGAGACGGTGCCGGATGGTGTGCTGTTCGGCAGCCTGCGGAGCATCGCCGACACCGCCACCCGCACGATCAGCCCGCGCGCGCTGGCCCGGCTCGGTCTCGGCCTGCCGGCGGTGGCGGCACCCGGGGCGAGGTGGTCGTACTCCAACACCGGTTACGTCCTGCTCGGCCTGCTGATCGAACGGGTCACCCGGTGCGCGTACGAGGACGTGCTGACCCGGCGGGTGCTCCGCCCGCTGGGGCTGCGGAACACCTTCCTGCCCCGCCGCCGGCGGCTGCCCGACCCCCACCTGGATGCCTACGTGCCGTGGAGCGACGGCGCGTTGCGCGAGTTCACCACGTACGACATGTCCTGGGCCTGGGCGAACTGCGACCTGGTCTCCACGGCGGCGGACATGAACCGGTTCTACCGCCTGCTGCTCAGCGGCCACGCCCTGGCCCCGGCGCTGCTGCGCGAGATGAAGGCGACGGTGCCGATGTCCGAGCAGTTCCCCACGTTCGCGGGCTACGGCCTCGGCCTGCTCTGGCTGTCCAGCCAGTGCGGGCGCAGTTGGGGCCACGACGGCTTCGCGATCGGGCACAACGTCTTCACCCGATGCACCGAGGACGGCACGACCGCCCAGTTCACCGTCATGGAGAACCTCAACTTCTATCCGACCATGTCGCCGCAGTTCCCGAGCCACCCGATCGACGTCGCACGGGCACGGTTCATGGTCGGGGCGATGTCGGCCTGCCTCGCCGGCACGGCACGGCTGGCCGAGGCGGTCGAGGCACCTGTCGGGTTCGTCCCGTCCCCCGGGTGGCTGCAGCGGCTCGGCGCCCCGGCTCCGGCGCGCTGA
- a CDS encoding ferredoxin, producing MTGIAMRLIIDRERCVGAGLCVLSAPELFDQSDADGRVVVRASTDADDPAVHEAGRLCPSGALRIAGP from the coding sequence GTGACGGGGATCGCGATGCGCCTGATCATCGACCGCGAGCGGTGCGTCGGGGCCGGCCTGTGCGTGCTGTCGGCGCCGGAGCTCTTCGACCAGAGTGACGCGGACGGCCGGGTGGTCGTCCGCGCCAGCACCGATGCCGATGACCCCGCCGTCCACGAGGCCGGCCGGCTCTGCCCCTCCGGGGCGCTGAGGATCGCCGGCCCGTGA